Proteins encoded within one genomic window of Nordella sp. HKS 07:
- a CDS encoding SIS domain-containing protein, with amino-acid sequence MTEHHTDMAREVAEAPEAVARMLTTNRSALAELGKLYRAKAPSHIVTCARGSSDCAASYFKYLIEITLGLPCCSVGASVVSVYGARLALRDTLLLTISQSGRSPDILAFQAEAKRAGIPTLAVTNTEDSPLAREADLCLPLCAGPERSVAATKTFIASAAMAAALVAACGGDARFAQAVEKLPEDLDRALAIRWSEMEEAFAPATSAYVLGRGPSLPMAQEAALKLKETSGLHAEAYSAAEVIHGPMELVGPGFPVVVLAPEDKAFATTADTARRLAEAGAHVMTPDFARTSDPRLDPISMIQSFYGSAERIARARNRDPDKPRLLKKVTETR; translated from the coding sequence ATGACAGAACATCACACCGACATGGCGCGCGAAGTCGCCGAAGCGCCCGAAGCCGTTGCCCGCATGCTGACCACCAACCGCAGCGCGCTTGCCGAGCTGGGCAAGCTCTACCGGGCGAAAGCGCCGAGCCACATCGTCACCTGCGCGCGCGGTTCCTCGGACTGCGCCGCTTCCTATTTCAAGTACCTGATCGAGATCACGCTGGGCCTGCCCTGCTGCTCCGTCGGCGCCTCCGTCGTCTCCGTCTACGGCGCCAGGCTCGCCTTGCGCGACACGCTGCTGCTCACTATTTCGCAGTCCGGCCGCAGTCCCGACATCCTGGCCTTCCAGGCCGAAGCGAAGCGCGCCGGCATCCCCACCCTCGCCGTGACCAACACCGAGGATTCTCCCTTGGCGCGCGAGGCCGATCTCTGCCTGCCGCTTTGCGCCGGGCCTGAGCGCAGCGTCGCCGCGACCAAGACCTTCATTGCGTCGGCCGCCATGGCGGCGGCACTCGTCGCGGCCTGTGGCGGAGATGCCCGCTTCGCCCAGGCGGTCGAGAAGCTGCCGGAAGACCTGGACCGTGCGCTCGCGATCCGCTGGAGCGAAATGGAGGAGGCCTTCGCGCCGGCGACATCGGCCTATGTGCTGGGCCGCGGCCCTTCGCTCCCGATGGCGCAGGAAGCGGCCCTCAAGCTCAAGGAGACCTCCGGTCTGCATGCCGAAGCCTATTCCGCCGCCGAGGTGATTCACGGGCCCATGGAGCTCGTCGGACCGGGCTTCCCGGTCGTGGTGCTGGCGCCCGAGGACAAGGCCTTCGCCACCACCGCCGACACGGCACGGCGCCTGGCCGAAGCCGGCGCCCATGTGATGACGCCGGACTTTGCCCGCACCAGCGATCCGCGCCTCGATCCCATTTCGATGATCCAGAGCTTTTATGGCAGCGCCGAGCGCATCGCCCGGGCGCGCAACCGCGATCCCGACAAGCCGCGGCTTCTGAAAAAGGTGACGGAGACCAGATGA
- the nagA gene encoding N-acetylglucosamine-6-phosphate deacetylase, with amino-acid sequence MTRFALKGARLFDGDTIREGMAVVIDQEKIESILPAAKLTGDIPTLDLAGGLLAPGFVDAQVNGGGGVLLNEAPTVATIRRMAEAYRIYGTTSLLPTVITDRTDIIHQAADAVATARRENVPGVLGIHIEGPFLDPSRRGAHPPEYIRAITPDDVSWLTRLDCGIVLLTVSPSHVSPETIATLTRAGIIVSLGHSDATAPQAAAALAAGARGFTHLYNAMSQLQHREPGMVGAALADRASYCGIIADGHHVDPLALRVALAAKPRGHIFLVTDAMPPAAGGPARFKLQGREVEVRNGRLALSDGTLAGSVLTMDQALRYCVDILRLDLAEALRMASLYPSAFLGQDRVRGRIAPDYRADLVHLTDDLAVTTTWIDGKSS; translated from the coding sequence ATGACCCGCTTTGCGCTGAAGGGTGCCCGCCTCTTCGACGGCGATACGATCCGCGAGGGCATGGCCGTCGTCATCGATCAGGAGAAGATCGAAAGCATCCTTCCCGCAGCGAAACTGACCGGTGATATTCCGACGCTCGACCTCGCGGGCGGGCTGCTGGCGCCTGGCTTCGTCGACGCGCAAGTGAATGGCGGCGGCGGCGTGCTGCTCAATGAAGCGCCGACCGTCGCCACCATCCGCCGCATGGCCGAAGCCTATCGCATCTACGGCACCACCAGCCTGCTCCCGACCGTCATCACCGACCGCACCGACATCATCCATCAGGCCGCCGATGCGGTGGCGACGGCCCGGCGCGAGAATGTTCCGGGCGTTCTCGGCATCCATATCGAGGGGCCTTTCCTCGATCCCAGCCGGCGAGGCGCCCATCCGCCCGAGTATATCCGCGCCATCACGCCCGACGACGTGAGCTGGCTCACCCGCCTCGATTGCGGCATCGTGCTCCTCACCGTGTCGCCGTCGCATGTCTCGCCCGAGACGATCGCCACTTTGACCAGGGCCGGCATCATCGTTTCGCTCGGCCATTCCGACGCGACCGCGCCGCAGGCGGCGGCCGCTCTCGCCGCCGGCGCCCGCGGCTTCACGCATCTCTACAACGCCATGAGCCAGCTGCAGCATCGCGAGCCTGGCATGGTCGGCGCGGCGCTCGCCGATCGCGCCAGCTATTGCGGCATCATCGCCGACGGCCATCATGTCGATCCGCTCGCCTTGCGGGTGGCGCTCGCCGCGAAGCCCAGGGGCCACATCTTCCTCGTCACCGACGCGATGCCGCCCGCCGCCGGCGGTCCGGCACGGTTCAAGCTCCAGGGCCGCGAGGTCGAGGTCCGCAATGGCCGCTTGGCACTTTCCGACGGAACGCTGGCGGGCTCCGTCCTGACGATGGACCAGGCACTGCGCTATTGCGTCGACATCCTGAGGCTCGATCTCGCCGAGGCCTTGCGCATGGCCTCGCTCTATCCCTCGGCATTTCTCGGGCAGGATCGCGTTCGGGGCCGAATCGCTCCAGATTACCGCGCCGATCTCGTACATCTGACGGACGATCTCGCCGTCACCACAACCTGGATCGACGGAAAGAGCTCATGA
- a CDS encoding protein phosphatase 2C domain-containing protein: protein MKLKLAGHLSRGSGKVNEDAVGFIGDPEDVKAAWALDGVTGINDKGLGLMGSDAQWFVARIDHHLRALLPGAADLPGAMSELIDRLIDDLGQHRLPEKYDPPAACIAAVCRIGGTWQAVRLGDCRLIASDHCGFQRIVDFPNDDFDHWITAEAMRLRASGVSDLKEMVRTLQPALFANRRKRNRTGGYGVIEADRACLAFAEYLELDDPSPVLLASDGFFRLVDHYHDLSEAELLARVAKPGEIETLYARLRALEAGDPDCRRFPRFKPQDDASAVALVA from the coding sequence ATGAAACTCAAACTCGCCGGGCATCTGAGCCGGGGCAGCGGCAAGGTGAATGAGGACGCCGTGGGCTTCATCGGCGATCCTGAGGATGTCAAAGCGGCCTGGGCGCTCGACGGCGTCACCGGCATCAATGACAAGGGCCTCGGCCTCATGGGCAGCGACGCGCAATGGTTCGTGGCGCGCATCGATCATCATCTGCGCGCGCTGCTGCCCGGCGCTGCCGATCTACCGGGCGCGATGTCCGAGCTGATCGACCGGCTGATCGACGATCTCGGACAGCACAGACTTCCGGAGAAATACGATCCCCCCGCCGCCTGCATTGCCGCGGTCTGCCGGATCGGCGGCACGTGGCAGGCCGTGCGCCTCGGCGACTGCCGCCTGATCGCCAGCGATCACTGTGGCTTCCAGCGCATCGTCGATTTCCCGAATGACGATTTCGATCATTGGATCACCGCCGAGGCGATGCGCCTGCGCGCCTCAGGCGTGAGCGATCTCAAGGAGATGGTGCGAACCTTGCAGCCGGCGCTCTTCGCCAATCGCCGTAAACGCAACCGCACGGGTGGCTACGGCGTGATCGAGGCGGACCGCGCCTGTCTCGCTTTCGCCGAATATCTGGAACTCGATGATCCCTCGCCCGTGCTGCTGGCGAGCGATGGATTCTTTCGCCTCGTCGACCACTACCACGATCTCTCCGAAGCCGAGCTTCTGGCGCGCGTGGCGAAGCCGGGCGAGATCGAGACCCTCTATGCGAGATTGCGGGCACTCGAGGCGGGCGATCCCGACTGCCGGCGATTTCCGCGCTTCAAGCCGCAGGATGATGCGAGCGCCGTGGCGCTCGTCGCGTAA
- a CDS encoding DUF3095 domain-containing protein yields MGQDDFFEALPTFEKFSGVADAKNYQPLPGTWSLATADIVSSTQAIARGEYKAVNMAGASVISAVLNAVGTRKIPFVFGGDGAMLAVPENAVPETSEALSLTQAWVKDDLGLDLRAAIVPMRDIRAEGHDVRVARFRASSEVTYAMFAGGGASWAEARMKAGDYRVPAATAGARPDLSGLSCRWDPIAAKNGEIVSLIVTPVGVERSADFTRLIDDIIAIVDGEDQAGLPVPRKFGFPPKGLNYEALATRHGSLWRRKLHILAESLLGWLIFRANLKIGRFDAAVYKNDVAQNTDFRKFDDGLKLTVDIAPTLITRLEQRLAQAYEAGLCRYGLHRQDSALMTCFVPNPFARDHFHFIDGAAGGYAMAAAELKARA; encoded by the coding sequence ATGGGGCAGGACGATTTCTTCGAAGCGTTGCCGACCTTCGAAAAATTCTCGGGCGTCGCCGATGCGAAAAACTATCAGCCCTTGCCCGGCACGTGGTCACTGGCAACCGCCGACATCGTCAGCTCGACGCAGGCGATCGCGCGCGGCGAATACAAGGCCGTCAACATGGCGGGCGCCAGCGTGATCTCGGCGGTGCTGAATGCGGTGGGGACGCGCAAGATCCCCTTCGTCTTCGGCGGTGATGGCGCCATGCTGGCGGTGCCCGAGAATGCGGTGCCCGAGACAAGCGAGGCGCTCTCCCTCACGCAGGCCTGGGTCAAGGACGATCTGGGGCTCGATCTGCGCGCCGCCATCGTGCCGATGCGCGATATCAGGGCCGAGGGCCATGATGTGCGGGTCGCGCGCTTTCGCGCCAGCTCCGAGGTTACCTATGCGATGTTCGCGGGCGGCGGCGCCAGCTGGGCGGAGGCGCGGATGAAGGCGGGCGACTATCGTGTGCCGGCCGCCACGGCGGGCGCGCGTCCCGATCTCTCCGGCCTCTCCTGCCGCTGGGATCCCATCGCGGCAAAGAATGGCGAGATCGTTTCTCTCATCGTCACGCCGGTCGGCGTTGAACGCAGCGCCGATTTCACCAGGCTCATCGACGATATCATCGCCATCGTCGATGGCGAGGACCAGGCCGGCCTGCCGGTACCGCGCAAATTCGGCTTTCCGCCCAAGGGTCTCAATTACGAGGCGCTCGCCACGCGCCACGGATCGCTATGGCGGCGCAAGCTTCATATCCTCGCCGAAAGCCTGCTCGGCTGGCTGATTTTCCGCGCCAACCTGAAGATCGGCCGCTTCGATGCGGCGGTGTATAAGAACGATGTCGCGCAGAACACCGATTTCCGCAAGTTCGACGACGGGCTCAAGCTCACGGTCGACATTGCCCCGACGCTGATCACGCGCCTCGAGCAGCGCCTCGCCCAAGCCTATGAGGCGGGCCTCTGCCGCTATGGCCTGCACCGCCAGGATTCAGCGCTGATGACCTGCTTCGTGCCCAATCCTTTCGCGCGCGATCATTTCCACTTCATCGACGGAGCGGCGGGCGGCTATGCGATGGCGGCGGCGGAGCTGAAGGCAAGGGCCTGA
- a CDS encoding glycosyltransferase family 4 protein encodes MRIAFYAPLKAPDHPVPSGDRQMARLIMKALGQAGFEVDLASGLRAFTPDPAPEAFAVLLDAAEAEKARLRQAWQDGQRPDLWFTYHPYYKAPDLLGPELARHFDIPYVTAEASYAPKRDRQGWAQRQALIRDAVGLARINICFTERDRAGLEKSVPEARFAALPPFIDTQAYGDGCAAAPPAHLMAVAMMRKGDKFASFTMLAEALGLLLDLPWRLTILGDGPMRAETMALFDRIPSDRLDWRGEFRPEAVPQCLRQGGIYAWPGTGEAYGLAYLEAQASGLPVVAQSTAGVPAVVRDGVTGILTPEGDVAAYAAAVRVLLTDDARRAAYGRAARDFVLAERSLTKASERLAAILNEAMT; translated from the coding sequence GTGAGGATCGCCTTCTATGCCCCGCTCAAAGCGCCCGACCATCCGGTTCCCTCGGGGGACCGTCAGATGGCGCGGCTCATCATGAAGGCGCTCGGCCAGGCGGGCTTCGAGGTGGACCTCGCCAGCGGCTTGCGCGCCTTCACGCCAGATCCCGCGCCGGAAGCTTTCGCTGTCCTGCTTGATGCCGCCGAAGCGGAGAAGGCACGCCTGAGGCAGGCCTGGCAGGACGGTCAAAGGCCCGATCTCTGGTTCACCTATCATCCCTATTACAAGGCACCCGATCTTCTTGGGCCTGAGCTCGCGCGTCATTTCGACATTCCCTATGTCACCGCCGAAGCTTCCTACGCGCCCAAGCGCGACCGCCAGGGCTGGGCACAGCGCCAGGCACTGATCCGCGACGCAGTCGGCCTCGCTCGCATCAATATCTGCTTCACTGAGCGCGACCGCGCCGGACTGGAAAAGTCCGTGCCCGAGGCGCGCTTCGCGGCCCTTCCACCTTTCATTGATACGCAGGCCTATGGTGATGGTTGCGCCGCCGCACCGCCCGCACACCTGATGGCGGTCGCGATGATGCGCAAGGGCGACAAATTTGCGAGCTTCACCATGCTCGCCGAGGCGCTCGGGCTGCTGCTCGATCTGCCTTGGCGGCTCACAATTCTAGGCGACGGGCCGATGCGGGCGGAAACCATGGCGCTTTTCGATCGAATCCCGTCCGATCGCCTCGACTGGCGAGGTGAGTTCAGGCCCGAAGCCGTGCCTCAATGCCTGCGCCAGGGCGGCATCTATGCCTGGCCGGGCACCGGCGAGGCCTATGGCCTCGCTTATCTCGAGGCGCAGGCCTCAGGCCTGCCGGTGGTGGCGCAATCGACCGCCGGCGTTCCGGCCGTCGTCCGCGACGGCGTGACTGGTATCCTGACGCCCGAAGGCGATGTCGCCGCCTATGCGGCGGCCGTCCGCGTATTGCTGACGGACGACGCCAGACGCGCGGCCTATGGCCGGGCGGCCCGCGATTTCGTGCTCGCCGAGCGCTCGCTCACCAAGGCCTCCGAGCGCCTGGCCGCGATCCTGAACGAGGCGATGACATGA
- a CDS encoding polysaccharide deacetylase family protein produces MMNEDLWRPLRDELQEWRAAGRTASLWLRDDDAVAPTPALDRLIGLARDYAVPVALAIIPVSTGPDLAHRLAQETLIHPVVHGWSHANHAPPSEKKQELGDDRPRQAVKDDLTRGLARLSEFYRDRLTSLLVPPWNRIDPALLDDLPMLGYTGLSAFGHKLASTEHLTVVNTHIDIVDSRAGNRCRDHGVLIADLARELAEARAAGGAAPVGVLSHHLVSDDDAFRFLSDLFDVTARSGVVRWRTPAELLER; encoded by the coding sequence ATGATGAACGAAGATCTCTGGCGGCCGCTCCGTGACGAACTTCAGGAGTGGCGCGCCGCCGGCCGCACCGCCTCGCTGTGGCTGCGCGATGATGATGCGGTGGCACCGACGCCGGCACTCGACCGGCTGATCGGCCTCGCGCGCGATTATGCCGTGCCCGTGGCGCTGGCGATCATCCCGGTCAGTACCGGGCCTGATCTGGCCCACCGTCTCGCCCAGGAAACACTTATCCATCCCGTCGTCCATGGCTGGTCGCATGCCAATCACGCGCCCCCGTCCGAGAAGAAGCAGGAACTGGGCGATGACCGGCCGCGCCAGGCGGTCAAGGATGATCTCACAAGAGGACTTGCGCGCCTGAGCGAGTTCTATCGCGACAGGCTCACCAGCTTGCTGGTGCCGCCCTGGAATCGTATCGATCCGGCGCTCCTCGATGATCTGCCGATGCTCGGCTACACTGGCCTGTCGGCTTTCGGACACAAGCTCGCCTCGACGGAGCACCTCACCGTCGTCAACACGCATATCGACATCGTCGATTCGCGCGCCGGCAATCGCTGTCGCGATCATGGCGTGCTGATCGCAGACCTCGCCCGGGAACTTGCGGAGGCGCGCGCTGCCGGTGGCGCGGCACCCGTCGGCGTGCTGAGCCATCATCTGGTGAGCGACGACGACGCTTTCCGCTTCCTGAGCGATCTCTTCGACGTCACCGCCCGAAGCGGCGTGGTGCGCTGGCGAACGCCGGCAGAGCTTCTCGAGCGATAG
- a CDS encoding MBL fold metallo-hydrolase, translated as MPAERGVKSLKEKSEFTVKFWGARGSIPVSGSEVTRYGGDSSCVEMRCGEHVLMFDAGSGLKRAGQEFEREGVTRLDMFFSHCHWDHIFGIPFFLPFYRGSNKIRIWSGHLAGVMTTHEMISGIMKAPYFPIAPEIFIADVDYKDFKPGDVLNPHDGIVLRTASLNHPNAAVGYRVEFQGRCACYITDTEHAPGKLDQNVLKLIDHADLVIYDAAFTDEEMPRYRGFGHSSWEEGVRLCKAAKAKQLAIFHHSPLRNDDELDVIGEEAKAAFAGAFVARQGLVVDL; from the coding sequence ATGCCCGCCGAGCGAGGGGTCAAGTCGTTGAAAGAAAAGAGTGAATTTACGGTAAAGTTTTGGGGCGCCAGGGGTAGCATTCCGGTGTCGGGGTCGGAAGTCACGCGTTATGGGGGTGATTCGTCCTGCGTCGAAATGCGCTGCGGCGAGCATGTCCTGATGTTCGATGCGGGGTCGGGCCTGAAGCGTGCCGGCCAGGAATTCGAACGCGAAGGCGTGACGCGCCTCGACATGTTCTTCTCCCATTGCCATTGGGATCATATTTTCGGCATTCCGTTCTTCCTGCCGTTCTATCGCGGCAGCAACAAGATCCGCATATGGTCCGGCCATCTCGCCGGGGTGATGACGACGCATGAAATGATCTCGGGAATCATGAAGGCGCCGTATTTTCCGATCGCCCCGGAGATCTTCATCGCCGATGTCGATTACAAGGATTTCAAACCGGGCGATGTGCTCAATCCCCATGACGGCATCGTGCTCAGGACCGCCAGCCTCAACCATCCCAATGCCGCCGTCGGCTATCGCGTCGAATTCCAGGGCAGGTGCGCCTGCTATATCACCGACACCGAGCATGCGCCCGGCAAGCTCGACCAGAATGTGCTGAAGCTCATCGACCATGCCGATCTCGTCATCTATGACGCCGCCTTCACCGACGAGGAGATGCCACGCTATCGCGGTTTCGGCCATTCGAGCTGGGAGGAAGGCGTGCGCCTGTGCAAGGCGGCCAAGGCCAAGCAACTCGCCATCTTCCACCATTCGCCGCTGCGCAATGACGACGAACTGGACGTGATCGGCGAGGAGGCCAAGGCGGCATTCGCCGGCGCCTTCGTGGCGCGTCAGGGCCTGGTCGTGGATCTGTAA
- a CDS encoding adenylate/guanylate cyclase domain-containing protein has translation MTSPDVALPYRTALPRVTLRQLRLATGLVLFTFAATHFLNHAVGLLSIEMMEEVRLWRIALTRSLPGTIILLASFLVHFVLGIVVFIRRRSLRIRPHEWVQLGFGLLIPLLLLRHVTGMRGAHIYAGVDDNYTYALWVMWPAEAWRQAALMLLVWVHGLIGLHHWLEFKFWYRRLRWLWVALATLIPALGFAGFASAGRAIRYVSDFEPPMSQEQFNFLHGLLDYEFYLYLGLLALIVASRIGLGLLDRYRHTITITYTGGQRVSARRGLSVLEMSRLNNIPHASVCGGRARCSTCRIRVIEGPANEPPPDANELKVLKRVGAPANVRLACQFRPETDLVITTLLPAATADAVDGLVDKYFWGVEQEVTVMFCDLRGFTKLSQQRLSYDVVFLLNQYLGRMSEVIVDTGGYVDKFMGDGIMAIFGMDKTAKAGAREALAAARAMGGVLDALNQSLHEELRGALEMGIGLHSGAAILGRIGAAGKSATARGVTALGDTVNTASRLEAAAKELNVQAIISRVVLDKAETEPGDLETRSLEIRGRAGTLEVVMVKRATQLPALESHKP, from the coding sequence ATGACTTCTCCAGATGTTGCCTTGCCCTACCGTACCGCCCTTCCACGCGTGACATTGCGCCAGCTCAGGCTGGCGACCGGCCTCGTTCTGTTCACATTCGCGGCGACGCATTTCCTCAATCATGCGGTTGGGCTGCTGTCGATCGAGATGATGGAAGAGGTGCGCCTCTGGCGCATCGCCCTTACCCGGAGCCTTCCCGGCACGATCATCCTGCTGGCCTCGTTCCTCGTCCACTTCGTGCTCGGGATCGTGGTCTTCATCAGGCGCCGCAGCCTGAGAATCAGGCCGCATGAATGGGTGCAGCTGGGTTTCGGCCTGCTCATCCCGCTATTGCTGTTGCGCCATGTCACCGGCATGCGCGGCGCTCATATCTATGCCGGAGTCGATGACAACTATACCTACGCTTTGTGGGTCATGTGGCCGGCCGAAGCCTGGCGACAGGCGGCGCTGATGCTGCTCGTCTGGGTGCACGGTCTGATCGGCCTGCATCACTGGCTCGAGTTCAAGTTCTGGTATCGCCGGCTCAGATGGCTGTGGGTAGCGCTGGCGACCCTTATACCGGCGCTTGGCTTCGCGGGATTTGCATCCGCCGGGCGTGCCATCCGCTATGTTTCGGATTTCGAGCCGCCAATGTCGCAGGAGCAGTTCAACTTCCTGCATGGCCTGCTCGACTATGAATTCTACCTCTATCTGGGCCTGCTCGCCCTGATCGTGGCGTCGCGCATCGGCCTCGGGCTCCTCGATCGGTACCGGCACACGATCACCATCACCTATACGGGTGGACAGCGTGTCTCGGCGCGGCGCGGCCTGTCCGTCCTCGAAATGAGCCGCCTCAACAACATTCCGCATGCCTCGGTGTGCGGCGGGCGGGCACGCTGCTCGACCTGCCGAATCAGGGTCATCGAAGGCCCGGCGAACGAGCCGCCGCCGGATGCCAATGAGCTGAAAGTGCTGAAGCGGGTCGGCGCTCCGGCCAATGTCAGGCTCGCCTGCCAGTTTCGCCCCGAGACCGATCTCGTCATCACCACGCTCCTGCCGGCGGCGACGGCCGACGCGGTGGATGGGCTCGTCGACAAATATTTCTGGGGCGTCGAGCAGGAGGTCACCGTGATGTTCTGCGATCTGCGGGGCTTCACCAAGCTGTCGCAGCAGCGTCTCTCCTATGACGTCGTTTTCCTGCTCAACCAGTATCTGGGACGCATGAGCGAAGTCATCGTCGATACAGGAGGCTATGTCGACAAGTTCATGGGCGACGGCATCATGGCGATATTCGGCATGGACAAGACGGCGAAGGCCGGAGCGCGCGAGGCCCTGGCCGCGGCCAGGGCCATGGGCGGCGTGCTCGACGCCCTGAATCAGAGCCTGCACGAGGAACTACGCGGCGCGCTCGAGATGGGCATCGGTCTTCATTCGGGTGCCGCCATACTGGGGCGCATCGGGGCGGCGGGCAAAAGTGCCACGGCGCGCGGCGTCACCGCGCTCGGCGATACCGTCAACACCGCCAGCCGGCTGGAGGCCGCAGCCAAGGAGCTCAATGTGCAGGCGATCATTTCCCGGGTGGTCCTCGACAAGGCGGAGACCGAGCCGGGAGACCTCGAAACCCGAAGCCTGGAGATCCGGGGAAGGGCCGGAACGCTCGAAGTGGTCATGGTGAAGCGGGCGACGCAATTGCCCGCTTTAGAGTCGCATAAGCCGTAG
- a CDS encoding cyclic nucleotide-binding domain-containing protein — MQLKDEVELLRRVPLFSGVAPGKLKLLAFTSDRVSFDAGQTLFKQGDPGDAAYVVLAGSADVLVNSQSGEIKVATLEPNSIVGEIAILCDVSRTATVRANAPLETLRIRKEHFLKLLAEFPEMAVEIMRVLADRLSHTTAELSEARSDLRRKAN; from the coding sequence ATGCAGCTCAAAGATGAGGTGGAGCTGTTGCGGCGCGTACCGCTCTTTTCGGGCGTGGCGCCAGGCAAGCTCAAGCTCCTGGCCTTTACTTCGGACCGCGTCAGTTTCGACGCCGGACAGACACTCTTCAAGCAGGGTGATCCGGGCGATGCCGCCTATGTGGTTCTCGCCGGTTCGGCCGATGTGCTGGTCAATTCGCAGAGCGGCGAGATCAAGGTGGCGACCTTGGAGCCGAATTCGATCGTCGGAGAGATCGCCATCCTGTGCGACGTCTCGCGCACCGCTACCGTCAGGGCCAACGCGCCGCTCGAAACCCTGCGCATCCGCAAGGAGCATTTCCTCAAGCTGCTGGCCGAGTTTCCGGAAATGGCCGTCGAAATCATGCGGGTGCTCGCCGACCGCCTGAGCCACACGACGGCGGAGCTCAGCGAGGCGCGCAGCGATCTCAGGCGAAAGGCAAACTAG